In one Mucilaginibacter sp. PAMB04168 genomic region, the following are encoded:
- a CDS encoding class I SAM-dependent rRNA methyltransferase, giving the protein MFEVILKKGKEKAVLQRHPWVFSGAIERVKGKPANGDVVKLIDAQGRFMAYGFYNDQSRVALRLLEWDENTPIDENWFRRKVAIAVESRNYVLQSGKTDTCRLIFSEADYLPGLIVDKYADYLSLQILTSGIQNNLSVIIDELQRLLQPKGIYDKSDATSRAHEGLATTNEVLAGSPPPELVEVKENDITYVINIAEGQKSGFYCDQRDNRHILASHAAGKKVLDCFSYTGGFTLNSLKQGAAFVTSVDSSALAIETLRKNIELNGLDAARHAAVQSDVNKQLRRFKEDGEMFDVIVLDPPKYAPSRSALDRASRAYKDLNRIAMLLLNKGGLLATFSCSGAMDIDTFKQVLAWAALDAGKQVQFINQFCQPEDHPVRASFPEGEYLKGLLCRVI; this is encoded by the coding sequence ATGTTTGAGGTGATACTGAAGAAAGGTAAAGAAAAAGCGGTACTGCAGCGCCATCCCTGGGTATTTTCGGGTGCCATTGAGCGGGTAAAGGGCAAGCCTGCCAACGGCGATGTAGTGAAACTAATAGATGCGCAAGGCCGCTTTATGGCTTACGGATTTTATAACGACCAATCGCGCGTGGCATTGCGCCTTTTGGAATGGGACGAGAATACGCCGATTGATGAGAACTGGTTTCGTAGAAAAGTGGCTATTGCTGTTGAAAGCCGTAACTATGTATTACAATCGGGCAAAACCGATACCTGCCGCCTCATTTTCAGCGAAGCCGATTACCTGCCCGGACTAATTGTGGACAAGTATGCCGATTACTTATCGTTACAAATACTTACCTCAGGTATTCAAAACAACCTTTCTGTAATAATTGATGAGCTGCAGCGCCTGCTACAGCCTAAAGGCATATACGATAAAAGTGATGCCACTTCACGTGCGCACGAGGGATTAGCCACTACCAATGAGGTGTTGGCCGGCAGCCCGCCGCCCGAGCTGGTAGAGGTTAAAGAGAACGATATTACATACGTTATTAATATTGCCGAAGGCCAAAAGTCTGGCTTTTACTGCGATCAGCGCGATAACCGCCATATACTAGCCAGCCATGCAGCAGGCAAGAAGGTACTGGATTGCTTTAGCTATACAGGCGGTTTTACGTTGAACAGCCTCAAACAAGGCGCTGCCTTTGTAACCAGTGTTGATAGCTCCGCACTGGCTATTGAGACGTTGAGAAAGAATATTGAATTGAACGGCCTTGATGCCGCCAGGCACGCAGCCGTACAATCGGATGTTAACAAACAACTGCGGCGCTTTAAAGAGGATGGCGAAATGTTTGATGTGATCGTGCTCGACCCACCCAAATATGCCCCATCACGCTCGGCGCTTGACCGTGCCTCACGAGCTTATAAAGACCTGAACCGCATAGCTATGCTACTGCTGAATAAGGGCGGCTTACTGGCTACCTTCTCCTGTTCGGGGGCTATGGATATTGATACGTTTAAACAGGTACTGGCCTGGGCCGCACTGGATGCCGGCAAGCAGGTACAGTTCATTAACCAGTTCTGCCAACCCGAAGACCACCCGGTACGGGCATCGTTTCCGGAGGGTGAATATTTGAAGGGTTTGCTGTGCCGGGTTATTTAG
- a CDS encoding TerC family protein, translating to MELLTDAEAWVSLATLTLLEIVLGIDNIIFISIQAGKLPVAEQGKARKLGLAGAMITRVLLLLSISWIMKLTNPFINLASLVNITNAEWVERLSLSGRDLILLVGGLFLIYKSSHEIHENIDHDEQGEEDTKPHSFWGAIVQIMLLDIVFSLDSVITAVGLADHVEVMIAAVVVSVGIMMWAAGPIATFVNNRPTVKMLALSFLLLIGVSLLAEAFDQEIPKGYIYFSMAFAILVELLNLKAKSKREKKAVTINRPR from the coding sequence ATGGAACTACTAACGGATGCCGAAGCCTGGGTATCGCTGGCTACGCTAACTCTGCTCGAGATTGTACTCGGTATTGATAACATCATTTTTATTTCAATACAAGCCGGTAAGCTGCCAGTGGCCGAACAAGGTAAAGCACGTAAGTTAGGACTGGCCGGAGCCATGATTACCCGTGTTTTGCTCCTGTTATCTATTAGCTGGATAATGAAGCTTACAAATCCATTCATTAATCTGGCCTCTTTAGTGAACATTACCAATGCAGAGTGGGTGGAGCGTTTGTCGCTTTCAGGCCGGGATTTAATCCTGCTGGTGGGCGGTTTATTTCTGATTTATAAAAGCAGTCATGAAATACACGAGAATATAGACCATGATGAGCAAGGCGAGGAAGATACCAAGCCGCATTCATTCTGGGGTGCTATAGTGCAAATAATGCTTTTGGATATTGTTTTCTCGCTTGATTCGGTTATTACCGCCGTGGGTTTGGCCGATCATGTGGAGGTGATGATTGCCGCCGTAGTTGTTTCGGTAGGTATTATGATGTGGGCTGCAGGGCCTATAGCCACCTTTGTGAACAACCGGCCTACTGTCAAAATGCTGGCGCTGTCGTTCCTGTTATTGATAGGCGTATCGCTGCTTGCAGAAGCATTTGATCAGGAAATACCTAAAGGGTATATTTATTTCTCAATGGCCTTTGCTATTCTGGTGGAGTTACTTAACCTGAAAGCTAAATCTAAAAGAGAAAAGAAGGCCGTTACCATTAATAGGCCAAGGTAA
- a CDS encoding sigma-70 family RNA polymerase sigma factor, whose translation MEALYIDKHYQLVVDCKQGNKKACYELYRLYSKAMLNVAFRILNNMDEAEDVLQESFLDAFNKVKDFRQETTFGLWLKQIVVNRSINLLRKRKLEWVEMESEQLENIADDEQYDDEDVQYKVAQVKEAIKLLPEGYRVVLSLYLLEGYDHEEIGQILNITENTSRTQFLRAKRKLSEVLRIKGVA comes from the coding sequence TTGGAAGCCTTATACATCGACAAGCATTATCAACTGGTGGTTGATTGCAAGCAGGGGAATAAAAAAGCCTGCTATGAATTGTATCGTCTTTATTCGAAGGCCATGTTAAACGTGGCATTCCGGATATTGAATAATATGGACGAGGCTGAAGATGTGCTTCAGGAATCCTTTTTAGATGCCTTTAACAAGGTGAAGGATTTTAGACAGGAAACCACTTTCGGTCTGTGGCTTAAACAAATAGTGGTAAACCGCTCCATTAACCTGTTGCGTAAACGTAAGCTGGAATGGGTGGAGATGGAAAGTGAACAGCTGGAAAATATTGCCGACGATGAGCAATATGATGATGAAGATGTACAATATAAGGTAGCGCAGGTTAAAGAAGCTATTAAACTCTTGCCCGAAGGTTACCGTGTGGTTTTATCATTATACCTGCTGGAGGGATATGACCACGAAGAGATAGGACAAATTTTGAATATTACCGAAAACACCTCAAGAACACAATTTTTGAGAGCTAAAAGGAAACTGAGCGAAGTGTTAAGAATAAAAGGAGTAGCATAA
- a CDS encoding serine hydrolase produces MKKYYLILLLCVLQLHFTATAQNANRSRFITDSLDNYINRSLTNWRVPGAAVCIVKDGRIILRKGYGIKELGLATKVDENTLFMIGSNTKAFTATAMAMLQTQNKLSLDDKVTKYLPDFKLENKAATDMVTLRDLLCHRIGFGTFQGDFTYWTSNLTRKDVVERMSHIKAMYPFRSRWGYTNAAFLTAGEVMEKVTGKPWENYIKETLLAPLGMTSTLTLSKDLATSFNKSAAHTLVDGRLAAIPYPQIDNLAPAGSMSSSANDMCKWVLALLANGKVGAKDVMPAAALRATQQPQMLVGGEPDGTFSAYGLGWFLQGYKGHRIIMHTGGVNGFVSSVTLVPDQNLGIVILTNTDQNNLIETLNFDVIDAYLKLPFRNNSDAALTVVKGNQQRDLAREKALRDSTALNLRPALDLNNYTGKYSNDLYGSITIAKGEANDLEVRFEHHPKMYARLQSLGGNRFYATFSDPVFGRAVFPFLVQNNRVVSVQVKVANFIEFGAYDFKRK; encoded by the coding sequence ATGAAAAAATACTACCTAATACTTCTGCTCTGTGTGCTTCAATTACATTTTACCGCTACTGCGCAAAATGCTAACCGTAGCCGTTTTATTACCGATAGTCTGGATAATTATATTAACCGTTCGCTCACCAACTGGCGTGTGCCCGGTGCTGCGGTTTGTATTGTAAAAGATGGGCGTATTATACTCAGAAAAGGTTATGGTATTAAAGAATTAGGCTTGGCCACCAAGGTTGACGAGAATACCTTGTTTATGATTGGCAGTAACACCAAGGCTTTTACAGCAACAGCCATGGCCATGCTGCAAACGCAAAACAAGCTTTCGCTTGATGATAAGGTAACCAAATACCTGCCCGATTTTAAACTGGAAAATAAGGCGGCCACCGATATGGTAACGCTGCGCGATTTGCTATGCCATCGTATTGGGTTTGGTACTTTTCAGGGCGACTTTACATATTGGACCAGTAACCTGACCCGTAAAGATGTGGTAGAAAGAATGAGCCATATTAAAGCCATGTACCCGTTCAGAAGCCGTTGGGGGTATACTAACGCCGCTTTTTTAACTGCCGGCGAGGTGATGGAAAAAGTAACAGGCAAGCCATGGGAAAATTACATCAAAGAAACCTTACTGGCTCCGCTAGGCATGACCAGTACGCTTACCCTCTCCAAGGATCTGGCCACTTCGTTCAATAAATCGGCCGCACATACGCTGGTTGACGGAAGGCTGGCCGCTATACCGTACCCTCAAATTGATAATCTGGCGCCAGCCGGTAGCATGAGCTCTTCGGCTAACGATATGTGTAAATGGGTGCTGGCTTTGCTGGCTAACGGCAAAGTAGGGGCAAAAGACGTAATGCCGGCTGCTGCTTTACGCGCAACCCAACAGCCGCAAATGCTGGTAGGCGGCGAGCCCGACGGTACCTTTAGTGCCTATGGTTTGGGCTGGTTTTTACAAGGCTACAAAGGCCACCGCATAATAATGCATACGGGCGGTGTAAATGGATTTGTATCATCGGTTACGCTGGTACCCGATCAAAATCTGGGTATAGTTATACTAACCAATACCGACCAGAATAATCTGATTGAAACCCTGAACTTTGATGTTATTGACGCTTACCTTAAGCTGCCTTTCCGTAACAACAGCGATGCGGCCTTAACTGTGGTTAAGGGTAACCAGCAGCGCGACCTTGCACGTGAAAAGGCCCTGCGCGACAGCACCGCGCTTAATTTGCGCCCGGCTTTAGATCTGAATAACTACACCGGCAAATACAGCAATGATCTTTATGGTAGTATCACCATTGCTAAAGGCGAAGCGAACGATCTTGAAGTGCGCTTTGAGCATCACCCTAAAATGTATGCCCGCCTACAGTCGCTGGGTGGGAATCGCTTTTACGCCACATTTTCCGATCCGGTATTTGGCCGGGCCGTTTTTCCATTTTTGGTGCAAAACAACCGGGTAGTAAGTGTACAGGTTAAAGTAGCCAACTTTATTGAGTTTGGTGCTTATGATTTTAAGCGGAAGTAG
- a CDS encoding DPP IV N-terminal domain-containing protein: MNIKFYHLVLTVLFTGAIVLMQSQVQAQELQWAADGYHFYRTIDGEIAELDIRNPSGKNIIVSKAALTPAGQPAIQVRRFYFSDDRQKVLINTNTRRVWRQDTRGDYWIYNTNTKTLSQLGKGHPASSLMFAKISPDGTKAAYVSEHNIYVEDLANGNIKPLTNDGTKRLINGTFDWAYEEEFDCRDGFRWSPDSRNIAYWQIDATKIRNYLMLNTTDSAYSFNVPVEYPVAGTDPSSCKIKVVNVTDGKTTNINVPGDAVQHYIPRMEWAVNGNELILQQLNRAQNQSKIFICNISSNASRVIYQETDKAWIDAKDASVGWDWIEKGKKFIWLSEKDGWRHAYSIDRFGQEKLLTKGNYDVVGLDLIDETNGYIYFTASPNNATQRYLYRVKLNGGAPQRISPANQPGTHRYDIAPNGLVAIHSFNNSYTPPVTETVSLPAHKPLNGAPTTINVDLTATKARPEFFTVTTADGVSMDGWMMKPTNFDPSKKYPIVFYVYGEPASQTAADVYGAGRNREYAGDMAADGYIYVSMDNRGSPVPKGREWRKAIYRNIGILNVRDQAMAAKELFKHNAFIDTSRVAVWGWSGGGSSTLNLMFQYPEIYKTGIAVAAVGNQLSYDNIYQERYMGVPTNEEGRSYFIKGSPITYAKNLRGNLLYVHGTGDDNVHYSNAEQLINELVKYNKQFQLMSYPNRSHGIYEGEGTGQHLRTLYTKFLREHCAPGGR; encoded by the coding sequence ATGAACATTAAATTTTACCACCTGGTTTTAACTGTTTTGTTTACAGGCGCTATTGTACTGATGCAAAGCCAGGTACAAGCCCAGGAACTGCAATGGGCCGCCGATGGTTACCATTTTTACCGCACGATTGATGGCGAGATTGCTGAACTGGATATCCGCAATCCATCTGGTAAAAATATTATAGTAAGCAAAGCAGCACTTACACCAGCAGGCCAACCAGCCATTCAGGTAAGGCGGTTCTATTTTTCTGATGACCGGCAAAAGGTGCTTATTAACACCAATACACGCCGTGTATGGCGCCAGGATACTCGGGGTGATTACTGGATATATAATACTAACACTAAAACACTTAGTCAGTTAGGTAAAGGGCATCCGGCATCATCGCTCATGTTTGCCAAAATATCGCCCGATGGTACCAAAGCCGCTTATGTAAGTGAGCATAACATCTATGTAGAAGACCTGGCTAATGGCAACATTAAACCTTTAACCAACGATGGCACCAAACGCTTAATTAACGGCACATTCGACTGGGCTTATGAGGAAGAGTTTGATTGCCGCGACGGTTTCCGGTGGTCGCCCGATAGCCGCAATATTGCTTATTGGCAAATCGATGCCACCAAAATCCGCAATTACTTAATGCTGAACACTACCGATTCGGCCTACTCCTTTAACGTACCTGTAGAGTACCCTGTAGCCGGAACTGATCCCAGCTCCTGCAAAATTAAAGTAGTTAATGTAACTGATGGTAAAACAACCAACATCAATGTACCTGGTGATGCTGTGCAGCACTATATTCCGCGTATGGAATGGGCAGTCAATGGCAATGAGCTGATTTTGCAACAACTGAACCGCGCACAAAACCAGAGTAAAATTTTCATTTGCAATATTTCCAGCAATGCATCAAGAGTAATATACCAGGAAACCGACAAAGCCTGGATTGATGCCAAGGATGCATCTGTAGGCTGGGACTGGATTGAAAAAGGAAAAAAGTTTATTTGGCTGAGCGAAAAAGACGGCTGGCGCCATGCTTACAGTATTGACCGCTTTGGACAGGAAAAGTTGCTTACTAAAGGCAACTATGATGTGGTAGGTTTAGACTTAATTGACGAAACAAACGGCTATATTTACTTTACGGCCTCGCCCAATAACGCTACACAACGCTATCTATACCGCGTAAAACTGAATGGCGGCGCACCACAGCGTATATCACCGGCTAACCAGCCCGGCACGCACCGTTATGACATTGCCCCTAATGGATTGGTTGCCATTCATTCTTTCAATAACAGTTATACTCCACCAGTTACAGAGACGGTAAGCTTGCCGGCTCACAAGCCCTTAAACGGTGCGCCTACAACTATTAATGTAGATCTAACAGCAACTAAAGCCAGGCCAGAGTTTTTTACCGTTACCACAGCCGATGGTGTAAGCATGGATGGCTGGATGATGAAACCCACCAACTTCGACCCGTCTAAAAAGTATCCTATTGTATTTTATGTATACGGCGAACCAGCCTCACAAACCGCAGCCGACGTATATGGTGCGGGCCGCAACCGCGAGTATGCAGGTGATATGGCTGCCGATGGCTACATTTATGTATCAATGGACAATCGCGGTTCGCCGGTGCCAAAGGGCCGTGAGTGGCGCAAGGCTATTTACCGCAACATTGGTATTCTTAACGTGCGCGACCAGGCTATGGCGGCTAAAGAGCTATTTAAGCACAATGCTTTCATTGATACCTCTCGCGTGGCCGTGTGGGGCTGGAGCGGCGGTGGTTCATCAACCCTGAACTTGATGTTCCAATACCCAGAAATTTACAAAACCGGCATTGCCGTGGCCGCAGTTGGCAACCAGTTATCTTACGACAATATTTACCAGGAGCGTTACATGGGTGTGCCAACCAATGAGGAAGGCCGGTCTTACTTCATTAAAGGATCACCCATTACTTACGCTAAAAACTTGCGTGGCAATTTACTTTACGTACATGGCACCGGCGATGACAATGTGCACTACAGCAATGCCGAGCAACTTATAAATGAGTTAGTGAAATACAACAAGCAATTCCAGCTAATGTCGTACCCTAACCGTTCGCACGGTATATACGAAGGTGAAGGGACGGGCCAGCACCTGCGCACGCTGTATACCAAATTTTTGAGAGAACACTGCGCGCCTGGAGGAAGGTAA
- a CDS encoding kelch repeat-containing protein: protein MYQLILFLSILISATIPDVNKTQHHTPFITAQGIIISVQDKQGHAIPNATLVNKTQNYTLLFNDKGILQITSRPFNAEDEILISCVGYKTKRTTGKEMITAKQHVVVLEEEAVELKEVVIKAQHEELLFKNVRSLPFPLYYHSCVADSTYAYVIGGMSGYKTCTQALKYDPKSNNWSVLAHNLKPIVQSTATYIPQTGKIYRIGGLTSIVNFTYFDKVETIDVNTGQTEILNVKNPMPSAYGGAAVWKNKIYIFGGGIDQNYTSYMKATKAFYEFDPLTEKFTRLPDMPEPLQATGAIVNGVLYVFGGFDASRSNTGKNIYAYNIESKQWSLIGKLPKAVSANGIAVYNNLIFITGGYTNQELTGFLNTTTGKFTLIKSNFSDRAHLGSVVLYDHLMVIGGSNAVQRQTSQQNGLQLVQVADLKDIWAKEQ, encoded by the coding sequence ATGTACCAATTAATCTTATTTCTGTCTATTTTAATTAGTGCCACAATACCGGACGTTAACAAAACGCAACATCATACTCCATTCATTACGGCTCAAGGCATTATTATAAGCGTTCAAGACAAGCAAGGGCATGCAATCCCGAATGCTACCTTAGTTAATAAAACACAGAATTACACCTTGTTATTTAACGACAAGGGAATACTACAAATCACAAGCAGGCCATTCAACGCCGAGGATGAGATTTTGATAAGCTGTGTGGGGTATAAAACTAAACGTACTACGGGGAAAGAAATGATAACCGCCAAACAACACGTTGTTGTTTTGGAAGAGGAGGCTGTGGAATTAAAAGAAGTAGTTATTAAAGCCCAGCACGAAGAACTCCTTTTCAAAAATGTGCGAAGCCTTCCTTTTCCGTTATACTATCATTCGTGTGTTGCTGATAGCACCTATGCGTATGTAATTGGCGGAATGTCGGGGTATAAAACCTGCACACAGGCACTCAAGTATGATCCTAAAAGCAACAACTGGTCAGTACTGGCACACAATTTAAAACCCATTGTTCAAAGTACAGCTACTTATATCCCTCAAACAGGTAAAATATACAGAATTGGCGGCCTTACATCAATTGTTAACTTTACTTATTTTGATAAAGTAGAAACCATTGATGTTAATACCGGCCAAACCGAGATACTGAATGTAAAGAACCCAATGCCTTCTGCTTATGGAGGGGCGGCTGTTTGGAAAAACAAAATTTACATTTTTGGTGGCGGCATTGATCAAAATTACACCTCTTACATGAAAGCAACCAAAGCTTTCTATGAGTTTGATCCGTTGACAGAAAAATTTACCCGACTGCCTGATATGCCCGAACCTTTACAGGCCACAGGAGCCATAGTAAATGGTGTTCTTTATGTCTTTGGTGGCTTTGATGCCAGCCGGTCTAACACCGGCAAAAACATTTATGCTTATAATATTGAAAGTAAACAATGGAGCCTGATTGGTAAGTTGCCTAAAGCAGTGTCGGCAAACGGTATCGCTGTTTACAATAACCTCATCTTCATCACCGGTGGCTACACCAATCAAGAGCTTACAGGCTTTTTGAATACTACTACTGGTAAATTCACACTGATCAAATCAAATTTTTCAGACAGGGCACATTTAGGCAGTGTGGTGCTTTATGATCATTTAATGGTTATAGGCGGCTCTAACGCTGTTCAGCGGCAAACTTCGCAACAGAACGGATTGCAGCTGGTACAAGTTGCAGACCTTAAGGATATATGGGCTAAAGAACAGTAG